GTACTCCTGGCCAGTAGCCGCTATCCTGAGAATGCCCAATCCTTCCCCATCTTCCTGACCAGGCTAGGACTGCGGGTTTCTCTTGGCTTTGGTTGcccccacaaatatttattgagcaaaatGCTATTTCATCAAGACACCAGAGATGATATGGTTCCTGCTTTTGGGAAGTTTATAATCCGGTCAGGAAGGTAAGACATGCTGGAGAAAAGACAGGCATGGAGAAGTAAGGAGGTTCCCGGGGCCAGTCAGAGACTCAGAGCTTTGTTTCAACATTTTTGGAGTTAAACCAAGAGAACAAGCTTATACATGACAGTGTTTCTATCTCCAGCCAGTACAATTTCTTGGAAAAACAAGTTCTACTAGTTCTTTACTGAGGACACGAAGTGAgatttaatttatgtaaaattgcTCTGTCACACCCCAAGGTAGAATAGCAAGATTGGGGTCCCAGCAGCCCAGAAGGCTAGGAGTGCTCTAGGACAGCAATGCTTGACGGTAATCCTGGGCCGGCATCAAGGCTTGAACCAATTAGATATGCAAAATCTTTGGCTGGGGCCGGGGTGGAGGGGGTGTCCTGCCTTCTGTTCTAACAGGCCCTCTGGTGATTCTAAGGCTTGCTGACATTTCAGAACCTTTGCCTGGAATTTAGGGGGTGGGAACAGCAAAGAGAAACTGCTCAGCAGCTCCCTGAGGCTGTTTTTGAAAGCAGTCAGGCAGGCTGAGCCCTCTAGTGGGAAGTGTGCCCAGGTCAGAGCAGCTGCAGGGGCCTCAGGCTAGAATGGAGAAACCCCCGCGTACCTTTCCAAATGTAGATCTTGCCACAGAGCCCATTGTCCAGCACGAAGCAGTCATCAGACAGCAGCAGCTCAAGGGCAAAGGGACTGGAGTCGGCCACCTTGGTCAGGTTCATCTGTCCAGTGGCATCGGAGACCTGGGGGAGGATGGGCAGTGCCAgatcccaccccctgcccccaacacacaGCCCTAACCTCCGCCCATATGCCATGGCCCCCACGGCCCCCGCTCACGGCCCCAGCccaaggagcagagaggagacTGGAACCACTGCAGAAATTAAGTAGATTCCAAGtcacaaataaatgcaaagaatcCAAAAAAGTAAAGCTCAGCATCAGCTTCACATCTCCTTCTCCAAGAATGGGCTGGAAGTGAAGTGTCAATATCTCCTCAGGGGGCCAAACATCCATCCATTTCCCATCCTCCCCTCACTTGGAGCCCTGGATAAACCACTGTGCTGCCCCACCCAATCTTCCCTGGGCTTTATCCTGTCCCTAAAGCACCCCTGCCTGGACCCAGGGCAGGCCCGGAGCACCTACCTTATACAGAGCCGCGGCCTGGGCATTTGTCCGGTCCGCTGTGAGGTCTTCCTCAGGGTTGCCCTCCTTCAGAGCAGGCTTGGGGCCCAGGACCTagaggggccagggcaggccAGGTTTCCAGGCATTCCTGGGCACCTGTCCCAGACCTTCCCAAGCCATCATGCCCAAGGCTATCATATCTGAGGGAGGTAAATTGTGTCCCGCACAAGGGGGTGAGAACTGGGTCCAGCCCAGTCCACCTGCCAGGCCACTGGTCCATCTGCCCAAAAGGCAACTTTACTCTGAATCACACGAGGGCATCCTATGATCCCTTATGATCATAGCCCACAGCATCCTTAGCTCACAGCCCTAAGCTGTACACAgaccacccacccccatccctgccacCCTCATCTGACCACCCTCaacccctcccccagcttctcCCGGCTGCCCATCCCAATATCCCCCAACCTGGATCATCTCTGCAGGTTCTTCCCCGTCAGTGACAATCTCCACTTGGGCCTTGCCCTGTCGCTCACTGTCCCGGATGGCCAGGGCCAGGTCCCGTGCCTTGTTGCGCTCCAGGATGTTGGACTTTCCACCACACCAGGTGAAGATGTTctggagggaagtggggaggcTCAGATCCCTGCATCCAGCTTGTtgactgtatatgtgtgtgatgggggtgtggggtgggggtgttccTGAAGAACTGCCCCGGGAGGCAAGACCATCTAAGACAACACAGCAATCTTTGCAAGTGTTTCTCTGGCCAGCCCCATCCACCTCCTGCTTTGTTTCTCCACATGGCTTTATCCAAATAGACTTAaaggtctttatctggtttgtaATTTATGTCCCCTGACTAGAAAGTTTCATTAGGGCATGAGGgttgtgttttgctttgctttgttcaCAGCTGCGTGCCCAGTACTAAAACAGAGATGGCACAAATTTAggcacatattattttttttttaatttatttattcatgatagtcacacggagagagagagagaggcagagacacaggcagagggagaagcaggctccaagcaccgggagcccgatgtgggattcgatcccgggtctccaggatcgcgccctgggccaaaggcaggcgccaaaccgctgcgccacccagggatccctttaggcacatattaaataatgaatgaatgagtgactggGCGAATGCCATCCTGGTGCCCCGTATCTCACACGGGTACTCGCCCCCTGCTGAGCTCGTCACCTGTCTCCAGCTCCCTGCTGCTAGCCCTCCTTCTAAACTGCTCCtggggacgcccaggtggctcagcggttgagcgtctgccttccgctccgggcgtgatcctggaatcccgggagagtcccacatcgggccccctgcatggagcctgcttctccctctgcctgtgtctctgcacaccccctctctctgtgtctctcattaataaataaataaaatatttaaaaattaaaaattaaaaaaataaactgctctGGGTTGGTTTCCTGCCTGGAACCTTCAGCACCAGATGCAATCCAGACTCCTCGACCAGTCTCCAGACCTAGGTCTCAGGCTCCAGAACCCTTTCGGTTCCCTCCGCTCCTGTCCACACCCAGGGATCCATCAAGCCAGTCCCTTCCCTGCCGTCAGCATGTGTGTCTGCACCTCACCCCCTTCCGCTGCCCCAGCTCACCTGCTCCAGCTCACCTGCCGCACGGGCTGTTAAAGCATCATCCCCGCCCCCAGGCACCTTCCTGGGACTGGCTTCAGCTCCCGCTAGAGGGACCCCTGCCTGCCCCAAGCCCCTGGCACAGGCCCTGCCTGACAGTCCTCATCACATGCCACCGTGCCACACAGCAACGGGCCTTGTGGTTCCCGAGCCGACTCCGAGTGGGCATCAGAGACCCCGCGTGAACGGCCCAGCGGACAAATTCACGGCAGGGCGGGCGGCTGGCCAGAGCTACAGGCTGGGAGAGGAGAGAGTAAGCCGCGGGGCCTGGGTGGCGGAGGGGCTTCTGCTTTCGGGACAGGCGATGTCTTCTAATGGCTGGAGTGGCCTCTTGCCCCTCGCCGGCCTCCCGGTCCCTGCCGGCTTAAAGGGCCTGCGACTCACCGGGCCCAGGTCCAGGATGAAGCAGTCCCCGGTGTTGAAGCTGTCCCAGCTCAGCGCCCGCTCCGTGGCGCGGATGTTCTTCTTCCCCTTCACCTGGTACAGCTTCTTGATGGGGGCCGCCGTGGCCCCTGGGGAGGTCTTGTGAAATGCTGACTCCACTCCACCTTCCTGCAGCCCAGACGCCAACCTGAGTGGGTgacggccccccacccccgtggccCTCCCTACCCTGTCCCGGCAGGAGATGGGCagaaagatggggggggggggcaggcccgAGGGCGCCTGCGCCCTTCGCAGGGTGAGAACTGGCGGAAGGACGAGCGGCGGGGAGAGCAGCCGCGGGTGTGGGGGGGCGCTGGGAGGTGGGCTCTGACCTGGTACTTGAGGCCACGCGGGAAGTAGCTCATGAAGAGGTCGGACTCGTTGCCCTGCACCTCGCGGTGCTGCACCGGCCGCTCCCCAAGCAGCGTGTTGAGGTGCACGGCCAGCACGGCGCAGGCCCCCTGCTCATCCCGGGACGACTGCTGGCCTGGGGGGGAGGCGCCGGCCCCTgagaccccgccccccgcctgggCCACGCCCCCAACTCGCCCCCCAGCCTCCTTACCTATCCAGAGGTGCAGGTGGGAGAGCTCCTCCGGACCATTGTGCAGCACTAGGTAGGAGTCCCCGGAGAAGAAGACGCCCTGGTTCTCACGTGCTACCGGCACTGGCTTCAGCTTCTCCACCCGCCACACATGCAGGCCGGGATCCTGCACCGAGCCTGGGAACGGGGAGCCACTGCCGGAGGGAAGAGGGTTGGCGGTGGCGGCCCGGGCCCATGAGGAGTGGACCCCAGCAGACCCCTGGGCAGACCGGGCGGGCGGGGGACGGTGGCCTGGGGATgagggaaggggtgaggggggcagccctgggggtgaAGAAGGGGAGGGATGAAAGGGGGGGCACACAGCTTAcccctgggggagggaggtgtaCATGCTGTTTCCGGTTCTGGAAAGACATAAGAAGCCACCATGATTACAAATGTTATGACAACCACCCTTCACATTGGCCTGGGGAGGCCCTTCTGGGTGTCAAATGCTATCATCTTCATTAACTACCTCACCTCCAAGAGCCCAAGATCACCCTGGCTCCATTatgcaaagaaactgaggcacagaaagtctaagtccaaagtcacaaagcttGTGAGT
This is a stretch of genomic DNA from Canis lupus baileyi chromosome 12, mCanLup2.hap1, whole genome shotgun sequence. It encodes these proteins:
- the CAPG gene encoding macrophage-capping protein isoform X1, giving the protein MYTSLPQGGSPFPGSVQDPGLHVWRVEKLKPVPVARENQGVFFSGDSYLVLHNGPEELSHLHLWIGQQSSRDEQGACAVLAVHLNTLLGERPVQHREVQGNESDLFMSYFPRGLKYQEGGVESAFHKTSPGATAAPIKKLYQVKGKKNIRATERALSWDSFNTGDCFILDLGPNIFTWCGGKSNILERNKARDLALAIRDSERQGKAQVEIVTDGEEPAEMIQVLGPKPALKEGNPEEDLTADRTNAQAAALYKVSDATGQMNLTKVADSSPFALELLLSDDCFVLDNGLCGKIYIWKGRKANEKERQAALQVAEDFISRMRYAPNTQVEILPQGRESPIFKQFFKDWK
- the CAPG gene encoding macrophage-capping protein isoform X2 — its product is MYTSLPQGGSPFPGSVQDPGLHVWRVEKLKPVPVARENQGVFFSGDSYLVLHNGPEELSHLHLWIGQQSSRDEQGACAVLAVHLNTLLGERPVQHREVQGNESDLFMSYFPRGLKYQEGGVESAFHKTSPGATAAPIKKLYQVKGKKNIRATERALSWDSFNTGDCFILDLGPNIFTWCGGKSNILERNKARDLALAIRDSERQGKAQVEIVTDGEEPAEMIQVLGPKPALKEGNPEEDLTADRTNAQAAALYKVSDATGQMNLTKVADSSPFALELLLSDDCFVLDNGLCGKIYIWKGS